Proteins from a single region of Sesamum indicum cultivar Zhongzhi No. 13 linkage group LG5, S_indicum_v1.0, whole genome shotgun sequence:
- the LOC105162694 gene encoding R3H domain-containing protein 2, with product MDLTSHSAVVYDGNGGAAVERKEKEREPAYVSMVDPFLVEALQNPRHRLNILRMELDVQKFLKNSDVQQFEFPHFPTSYLRLAAHRVAQHYGVQTLVQDNAVDGQGSRILVIKKPESKFPTVCLSDVPAKESENDKLDQIKIVIRPRPKASSSEANELGLKRTSVRSVEERKEEYDRARARIFSSPSSSESGDASAQAAFDGRNLNVDDNEVSRNFGMDADKSPCSKEVGTSSRVAIFRDREKDRTDPDYDRSYDRYVKSIPHAQNLSLAHLNMQKIQPPFVHYDSIFPQLGQMPAPPASLSYRSPVMSPYCAMGLNQTSTDGLYMQWQTPSIMHGHSYDQLRHAVFQAPLCQQPLSFDYSQNQ from the exons ATGGATTTGACTTCCCATTCAGCTGTTGTGTATGACGGGAATGGAGGAGCGGCTGTGGAGCGGAAGGAGAAGGAGAGGGAGCCGGCATATGTTTCGATGGTGGATCCCTTCCTCGTTGAGGCTCTTCAAAACCCTCGTCATCGACTGAATA TTCTTCGAATGGAGCTTGATGTACAGaagttcttgaagaattctgATGTGCAGCAGTTTGAGTTTCCACACTTCCCTACTTCATACCTTCGTCTTGCAGCACACCGTGTTGCCCAACACTATGGTGTGCAGACCTTGGTTCAGGACAATGCTGTAGATGGCCAAGGGAGCCGGATATTGGTTATAAAAAAGCCAGAGAGTAAGTTCCCTACTGTTTGCTTATCAGATGTGCCTGCTAAAGAGTCAGAAAATGACAAACTTGATCAGATCAAGATAGTCATAAGACCGAGACCTAAAGCTTCCTCAAGTGAAGCCAATGAACTGGGGCTTAAGCGCACTTCAGTGAGATCTGTGGAAGAGAGGAAGGAGGAGTATGACAGAGCACGAGCTCGTATTTTCAGTAGTCCAAGTAGTTCTGAATCTGGAGATGCATCAGCTCAGGCTGCTTTTGATGGGAGGAATTTGAATGTAGATGACAATGAAGTTTCGAGGAATTTTGGCATGGATGCGGACAAAAGCCCCTGCAGCAAGGAAGTTGGCACTTCATCTAGAGTGGCTATTTTTAGGGACAGGGAGAAGGATCGCACTGACCCCGATTACGATCGCAGTTATGACAG ATATGTTAAGAGCATCCCGCACGCACAAAATCTCAGCCTAGCGCATCTTAATATGCAGAAAATCCAGCCTCCATTTGTCCATTATGATTCTATTTTCCCTCAGCTTGGTCAGATGCCTGCACCTCCAGCTTCTCTCAGCTACAGGAGCCCTGTGATGAGCCCCTACTGTGCTATGGGATTGAATCAAACTTCTACGGATGGTTTATATATGCAGTGGCAAACTCCGTCCATTATGCATGGGCATTCATACGATCAACTAAGACATGCTGTGTTTCAG GCCCCCCTCTGTCAGCAGCCTCTAAGTTTCGATTACTCTCAGAACCAATGA
- the LOC105162696 gene encoding psbP domain-containing protein 6, chloroplastic, whose translation MAAACSSLSTILSTSKIPLSTLKFSLKPHQNSSFQPTTALSRREFLNGSSVALLPLLISPPPPSLAKEVEVGSYLPPSPTDPSFVLFTATSKDTPALRAGNVQPYKFILPPTWKQMRVANILSGNYCQPKCAEPWVEVKFEDEKQGKIQVVASPLIRLTNKPNAKIEDIGSPEKLIASLGPFVTGNTYDPDELVETSVEKRGDQTYYKYALETPYALTGSHNLAKATAKGSTVVLFVASANDKQWQSSEKVLQAILESFEV comes from the exons ATGGCAGCAGCTTGTAGCTCCCTCTCCACCATTCTCTCCACCTCCAAAATCCCTCTTTCTACCCtgaaattttctcttaaaccCCATCAAAATTCCAGCTTTCAGCCCACCACAGCTCTTTCAAGAAGGGAATTCTTGAATGGATCATCGGTAGCTCTTCTGCCGCTGCTCATTTCTCCTCCTCCGCCTTCACTGGCCAAGGAAGTTGAAGTGGGATCATACCTCCCGCCCTCGCCCACCGACCCCTCTTTCGTTCTCTTCACCGCCACTAGTAAAGACACCCCTGCTCTTCGGGCAG GGAATGTACAGCCCTACAAGTTCATCCTGCCCCCAACATGGAAACAGATGCGTGTAGCAAACATACTGTCTGGAAATTATTGCCAACCTAAGTGTGCAGAGCCCTGGGTGGAGGTAAAGTTTGAAGATGAAAAACAGGGAAAGATTCAGGTTGTGGCATCCCCTTTGATACGACTGACAAACAAGCCTAATGCAAAGATCGAAGACATTGGGAGCCCAGAGAAACTCATCGCATCTCTTGGGCCGTTTGTCACTGGAAATACATATGACCCTGATGAACTGGTTGAGACTTCGGTTGAGAAACGTGGCGATCAAACT TACTATAAATATGCTCTCGAGACTCCATATGCTCTGACGGGATCACACAATCTTGCCAAGGCAACGGCAAAAGGAAGCACTGTTGTTCTGTTTGTAGCCAGTGCCAATGATAAACAGTGGCAATCATCAGAGAAAGTTTTGCAGGCAATACTTGAGTCCTTTGAAGTGTAA
- the LOC105162693 gene encoding transcription factor PCL1 translates to MREEDSNWFSKWEEELPSPEELMPLSQSLITPDLAIAFNIPSPQQPLHHTPPHPPQHPPQSTAHSSQPNSSAEFDSPEGGGGGGGTGSDEPARTLKRPRLVWTPQLHKRFVDAVAHLGIKNAVPKTIMQLMSVDGLTRENVASHLQKYRLYLKRMQGISNGGGGGNNSPAALSASCMDPATDHLFASSPVPAHFLHPGRPNSEHFLPFVPVAAMQHHHPMAGAGHHHPQLQQQFRHFGNSPPNGQFEHPFVRQSPQQPQRTPHMEDVESAATAKNGRKVLTLFPTGDD, encoded by the coding sequence atgAGGGAAGAGGATTCCAATTGGTTTTCCAAATGGGAAGAGGAATTGCCGTCGCCGGAGGAGCTGATGCCCTTGTCCCAGTCCCTAATAACTCCTGATCTAGCGATTGCTTTCAACATTCCTAGCCCACAACAGCCTCTCCACCACACGCCGCCACATCCGCCTCAGCATCCGCCGCAATCTACTGCCCACTCCTCCCAACCCAATTCCTCGGCTGAATTCGACTCGCCGGAGGGCGGAGGAGGGGGTGGCGGAACTGGGTCGGACGAGCCCGCCAGAACCCTCAAGCGTCCCCGGCTCGTGTGGACCCCACAGCTGCACAAGAGATTTGTGGATGCGGTGGCCCATTTGGGGATCAAGAATGCTGTTCCGAAGACAATTATGCAGCTCATGAGTGTGGATGGTCTCACCAGGGAAAATGTCGCCAGCCATTTGCAGAAGTACCGGCTTTATTTGAAGCGGATGCAGGGAATTTCCAACGGCGGTGGAGGCGGCAACAATAGCCCGGCCGCGCTGTCCGCTTCCTGCATGGACCCTGCCACTGACCATTTATTCGCCAGTTCCCCCGTGCCAGCACATTTTCTGCACCCGGGCCGGCCAAATTCAGAGCATTTCTTGCCATTCGTGCCGGTGGCTGCAATGCAGCATCACCACCCCATGGCGGGGGCCGGGCACCACCATCCTCAGCTGCAGCAGCAGTTTAGGCATTTCGGTAACTCACCCCCAAATGGGCAGTTTGAGCATCCTTTTGTGAGGCAATCACCGCAGCAGCCGCAGCGAACGCCTCACATGGAGGATGTGGAGTCGGCCGCCACCGCCAAGAATGGGAGGAAAGTTCTCACCCTGTTTCCTACTGGGGATGATTGA
- the LOC105162695 gene encoding bZIP transcription factor 17 — MAHATVVSVDLPSPPPETTEYDSGLSIPPLDTAFFSQNLVDDDGDNQHGVAIDDLDFDFDLDDLWLPSSDELDDLLNIDPLQDFDAEPGPDSNLPEFAPNLDQLHAFFKSTSSELRHVSGGGDFLGDRSPKGSGILNSSSSGLESNQISGYLNVQSPESNGSNHEIPEICGGNANESNCPSPESRSSGNCGSNVSEDSNNCVTRSVSSSGNSNSSSIRTGVVDQKIKLEEPSNNKVNSSLLKRKKNCGDLLNNTVESRINKFRKSTFDSENNGNTNAKVGLSEEEEKKKARLMRNRESAQLSRQRKKHYVQELEDKVKMMHSTIQDLNAKVSYFMAENATLRQQMGGGAVPPPPMAPPPGMYPHPAMMYPWMPGASPYMIKPQGSQVPLVPIPRLKPQQAAQAPKGPKKVESKKKEGPKTKKVAGVSFLGLLFFIMLFGGLVPMVNMRYGGVRESLMAGESYVGRGYYEKHHGRVLMVNGTEYGEKYGDIKDYNCKRDHDRGGKPSAYEFVQLGNGSEPLVASLYVPRNDKLVKIDGNLIIHSVLASEKAMSSHVERGGETGLAIPGDFGPPIPIPGMGRNGARYPHLRALGSGSTDEESKNSKATDGRLQQWFREGLAGPMLSTGMCTEVFQFDVSPASASGAIVAATTSRNISKEQNQNSTHLRKGRNRRILHGLPIPLRESSHDISRQHTRQNSQKENLNRNNSTLPMVVSVLVDPREAADVNVDGVMGSKSLSRIFVVVLVDSVKYVTYSCMLPFMGSTPHLVTA, encoded by the exons ATGGCCCACGCGACGGTGGTCTCCGTCGATTTGCCTTCTCCACCGCCTGAAACCACCGAGTATGATTCAGGTCTTTCGATTCCACCCCTTGATACTGCTTTCTTTTCACAGAATcttgttgatgatgatggcGACAACCAACACGGCGTCGCTATTGACGACCTCGATTTCGATTTCGACTTGGATGATCTGTGGCTCCCTTCCTCCGATGAACTCGACGACCTCCTTAATATCGACCCGTTACAAGATTTCGATGCCGAACCCGGACCCGACTCGAATTTACCCGAGTTCGCACCGAATCTTGATCAATTGCATGCCTTTTTTAAGTCCACTTCGTCGGAGTTGCGTCATGTTTCTGGGGGTGGAGATTTTTTGGGCGATCGCAGCCCCAAAGGCTCCGGGATTCTGAATTCCTCGTCGTCTGGATTGGAGTCCAATCAGATTTCCGGCTATCTCAACGTGCAGTCGCCTGAATCGAATGGGTCGAATCACGAGATCCCTGAAATTTGCGGTGGTAATGCGAACGAATCGAATTGCCCTTCGCCTGAATCTCGGAGTTCAGGGAATTGCGGGTCTAATGTCTCTGAGGACTCAAATAATTGCGTCACCAGGTCGGTGAGTTCTTCCGGCAATTCGAATAGCAGTTCGATTAGAACAGGAGTTGTTGATCAGAAGATTAAGTTAGAGGAGCCGTCCAATAATAAAGTCAATAGCTCGTtgttgaaaaggaaaaagaattgtGGAGATTTGCTGAACAATACAGTGGAGTCAAGGATTAATAAGTTTAGAAAATCTACCTTTGATTCAGAGAATAACGGTAACACCAATGCTAAAGTCGGGTTAAGCGAAgaggaggagaaaaagaaggcAAGATTAATGAGGAACAGGGAGAGTGCACAATTATCAAGACAGAGGAAGAAGCATTACGTTCAGGAGTTGGAGGATAAGGTGAAGATGATGCATTCAACTATTCAAGACTTGAATGCAAAGGTTTCATACTTTATGGCTGAAAATGCAACTTTGAGGCAGCAAATGGGTGGAGGTGCTGTCCCACCTCCTCCAATGGCGCCACCTCCTGGGATGTACCCACATCCAGCCATGATGTATCCATGGATGCCAGGTGCTTCACCTTATATGATTAAGCCACAAGGGTCTCAAGTGCCTTTGGTGCCAATCCCAAGGTTGAAACCACAACAGGCAGCACAAGCGCCTAAGGGGCCTAAGAAGGTAGAGAGTAAGAAGAAGGAGGGGCCAAAGACCAAGAAGGTTGCCGGCGTTAGTTTTCTTGGTTTGCTGTTTTTCATAATGTTATTTGGAGGCTTGGTTCCAATGGTAAACATGAGGTATGGAGGAGTTAGGGAGTCATTGATGGCTGGAGAAAGTTATGTTGGACGTGGGTACTATGAGAAACATCATGGTAGGGTTTTGATGGTGAATGGGACTGAGTACGGTGAGAAATATGGAGATATAAAAGACTATAATTGTAAACGAGATCATGATAGGGGAGGGAAGCCAAGTGCTTATGAGTTTGTTCAATTGGGCAATGGGAGTGAACCTCTTGTAGCATCGTTGTATGTTCCCCGAAATGATAAGCTTGTTAAGATAGATGGAAATTTGATTATCCATTCAGTGTTGGCAAGTGAGAAAGCCATGTCATCTCATGTGGAGCGTGGTGGTGAGACTGGTCTGGCAATTCCTGGAGATTTTGGTCCTCCTATTCCTATTCCAGGCATGGGAAGGAATGGTGCTAGGTATCCCCACCTAAGGGCTCTTGGTTCTGGCTCAACAGACGAGGAAAGCAAGAATTCAAAAGCAACTGATGGCAGGCTTCAGCAATGGTTCCGTGAAGGCCTTGCTG GGCCAATGTTGAGCACCGGCATGTGCACTGAAGTTTTCCAGTTTGATGTGTCGCCAGCTTCGGCCTCAGGAGCCATAGTTGCAGCTACTACTTCAAGAAATATTTCTAAAGAGCAGAATCAGAACTCAACTCATCTTAGAAAGGGAAGGAATAGAAGAATCCTCCACGGTCTTCCTATTCCACTTCGTGAATCCTCTCATGATATTTCTAGACAACATACAAGACAAAATTCTCAGAAAGAGAATTTGAATAGAAATAATTCCACGCTCCCAATGGTGGTTTCTGTGCTTGTTGATCCCAGAGAGGCAGCTGACGTCAATGTGGATGGTGTCATGGGATCCAAGTCCCTTTCgagaatttttgttgttgtgttAGTTGACAGTGTCAAGTACGTCACATACTCGTGCATGCTTCCATTTATGGGATCTACCCCTCATCTGGTAACTGCTTGA